The DNA window ttttactgggattaaatgtcaggatttgtgaaaaaacagagtttaaatgtattttgctaacgtgtaaTGTCaactttccgacttcaacttgtataaccttgtcaacgtctggactatatttcctattcattttgcactcaatttcatgtatgttttcatggaaaacaatgacatttctaactgaccccaaacttttgaacggtagtgtaacaTTGTGCTACTACGTCCCCAAACCTCTATCTAATCAATAATTGCCATATCCCATGAATCCATTACTTACCAATAGTGACACAGCTACTCAACAAAAACATGTTAGTATTTTTAATTAAACACAACTACTCAACACATAAACATTTCAAGTTTATTGGTTTGTCAGGGTTGTGATTtgcggtgggcattctatgttttcttttctatgtttgtatttctttgttttgccgggtatggttctcaatccagGGCCAgtctgtctatcgttgtcttctgattgggaaccatacttaggtagcatttccCGCACCTGtgttttttgtgggtagttattttctgtttagtgttttctgcacctgacaggactgtttcggtttcgttattcactttgttatttttgtttcagtgttcagtacaataaaagtcatgaacacttaccacgctgcgctttggtccgattcttcctcATCAGACGACGACACCCGTGACAGGACTGAACTTCAGGAAGCCAGCAGTTAGGACTAAGTGATGTactgtttcaagttttattgtcacgtgcacaagtacagcgAAACGCCTTTATTGGAAATGCACATCTGTGAGACTGGAGAGCGGCAACACTCTCTAGCTATACGTGAATACGTGTTAGGTATTCAGGTCTGGTGTTTCCTGCTTTCATCAACTATGTGTGTAGTATTTTCATTCCATCTACAAGGTATTGTGACCATAATTGAGGTTACAGGCAATATACCGTTGGTCCTGTTAGATTGAGCACCACTCTATATAGCGGCACCTCTGGCACTGCGTCTGTATAACACAGAAGGAATACACATTAAAACCCACAGAGAACGGATTGGATTCATTCTTTATTCCTTTGACTCAAGTATATTACAATTAACAAATCAATTGCATGCCAAATTTCCCTCATATATTTCAAATTCCCACAAAAAATGTGAACACTATTGGAAAATGTCATGTAAACATTGAGATTAATTTATACGCTTAATATAATTAGAAAATATAAAGAACGACCTAATAGAATTTGTCTCATGTGTACAGCAGCCATATAATAACAGAGTACACTACAACAGCAAATCAACTTGTAATGGCAAATGTTTCAACGTAATAAGAAAGAGAAGGACTAAATTGCCGTCAGGGTTAAACTTGGATTTGTTTGATGACCGAAATCTAAATACAAAGTGTTTATGAAAATGGTAGATCTGCTTCTAATCATCCCTGTTCCAGAGACAGCCTGTTCCAGAGACAGCCTGTTCCAGAGACAGCCTGTTCCAGAGACAGTCTGTTCCAGAGACAGCCTGTTCCAGAGACANAGCCTGTTCCAGAGACAGTCTGTTCCAGAGACAGCCTGTTCCAGAGACAGCCTGTTCCAGAGACAGCCTGTTCCAGAGACAGCCTGTTCCAGAGAAAGTGGGGAAGGGTGGCCTCCTTTCCTATTTGTCTTCGGGGTAAATAGGATCAGATACTTCTTTTTAAAATCATTAAAGTTGCCTCTTTTCCCCTGTGCAAGTTATACTTTTAGCGCACGTCTTTACTCAAGTTTTCCTATGAGGGCACTCAAACAGACGTTGGCACTCAAAGTAATTGCTACTTGGAAGTATCCAACTCAAACAACTAGCACAAATGTTACACTgaagtaaaatataaaataagtcACATTTGGACTAAAATAATGGTCAGGCTGGCTCTTTTAGGTCAAATGGCAGTTTCTGCTGGTTTCTGCTATAGGTAACTGTGGGATTAGGTCAAAGGGCAGTTTCTGATGGTTTCTGCTATAGGTAACTGTGGGATTAGGTCAAAGGGCAGTTTCTGATGGTTTCTGCTATAGGTAACTGTGGGATTAGATCAAAGGGCAGTTTCTGATGGTTTCTGCTATAGGTAACTGTGTGATTAGGTCAGTATAATCAAACCGTTGATGATTCTGTGGGATCCTGTGGTGAACTGATGTATGGAGGTCTTATGTCTGCTATAGGCACTGATTCAGTTGCAGAGATGGACTGGTTGAGCTCCCGCAGAGTACTCTTTGTGATGTCCAGACACGAGCGTTTCAGGAGCTGGCGAACCTTCTTACCCACCAGCATGTAGATGAAGGGGTTGACGCAGCTGTTGAAATAGGCTAAGCTAGTAGCAAGAGGAAAGCCTGTCTTCAGAACAGCATGTAGGTACAGTGATGAGTTTAAGGAAAGCTCCATTAAACTAAAGGTATGGAATGGTGCCCAGCACAAAAAGAAGGCCAGAATGACAGCTGAAACTGTCTTAGAAAAGCTAGACAGGCACACAGAATCGTCCGACTGGTGGACTTTGATTGCCAGGAGAATTCCAGTCACACAGACGGCACTGAAGGGCAGTAGGAATCCCACTGCAGCACGGATGACCACCAACGTAATGTGTCTCACAGCAGCTGTATGTCTATCCTGGACATTAAAGTTGTTGAAGCACATCACCCGGTCACGGTAACTCACAGTGTCACGGAATATCAGGGTAGGGAGGCTCAGTAGAGCagacaccccccacacacagccacatacCATCCAGGCTCGCCATACACTGCGACACCTCTGAGACCAGCTAAGGTGAATCAATGAGACATACCTGTCTAGACTGAGCACTGTGAGAAAGAGCACACTGGCATACATGTTCATCACAGACACAAACGAGTTTAGCTTACACATGACCAGCCCAAAGGACCAGTGGAAGTCTCGAAGAACGTAGTCGATAGAGAAGGGTAAAAAGAGCACAAACACAAAATCTGCTATAGCCATGTTCAGCAACCATACACTGTTCACTGTCCGTTTGCTTTTAAATGTCATCACCCATATGACTATTCCATTGCCAGTGACACCGAGCACAAATGAAATACTATACATGACTACTGATATGATGTGTATAGCCTCCTTTTGGGAGTATCCATCTCTGACTTTTTCTTCTTCCAAGTCTCCATACTCCAGATAATCGTAGGTGTAATTGTCATAGTCGTCCATGGATTCTTCCATTGCTGCAACACTACCTACCATTTGTAAGCAGAGGTCCTGCAAGAATGAGAAAGCAATGATAAGATACATCCTTTCAATGTGTGGATTTTTCAGTAAAACTTTACAAGTTGCTCTTGTACTGGTGTAGTTTAGAAACAATAATTACTCATTTTAACAGTTAATTACTGTGTAACCGCACGAGTATAAGAACTTAATATATGTTACCAGATTTTCTGTTTTGTcataatagcccataatgttTTGATATCATAGGTTCTTCACCTGAATGCCCCTTGCACTTCTTTGACACAAATGTCCTTGTAATTATCCCGGTCACAGTTCCT is part of the Salvelinus sp. IW2-2015 linkage group LG36, ASM291031v2, whole genome shotgun sequence genome and encodes:
- the LOC111959309 gene encoding chemerin-like receptor 2, with product MVGSVAAMEESMDDYDNYTYDYLEYGDLEEEKVRDGYSQKEAIHIISVVMYSISFVLGVTGNGIVIWVMTFKSKRTVNSVWLLNMAIADFVFVLFLPFSIDYVLRDFHWSFGLVMCKLNSFVSVMNMYASVLFLTVLSLDRYVSLIHLSWSQRCRSVWRAWMVCGCVWGVSALLSLPTLIFRDTVSYRDRVMCFNNFNVQDRHTAAVRHITLVVIRAAVGFLLPFSAVCVTGILLAIKVHQSDDSVCLSSFSKTVSAVILAFFLCWAPFHTFSLMELSLNSSLYLHAVLKTGFPLATSLAYFNSCVNPFIYMLVGKKVRQLLKRSCLDITKSTLRELNQSISATESVPIADIRPPYISSPQDPTESSTV